CTCGGCACCGGGCAGGCGGTCGGCAGCATGCCGTCGACGAAGGTACGGGGAAGTGTGGTGCACCGGTTCCGCGCCGACTCCGTACGCGACGTCGCGATCACGGCGGGACGGCTGCGGACGCAGACCCGCGACGTGGACGGCGTACGCGTGCACGTGGGGGTGCCCGACGGCTCGGTCGCCTCCGCGGGGGAGTGGGCCGACGCGACCGCCGCCGCGATCCGCGCGCTGTCGTCCTACCTCGGGCCGTTCCCGTACCACGACCTGTGGGTCACGGTCGCCGACGGTGTGGGCACCGGCATCGAGTTCCCCGGCGCCATCCAGTTCGGCAACGTCTCCCCGACGCGCTACCCCCAACTCGTCCCGCACGAGGTGGCGCACATGTGGTTCTACGGACTGGTCGGCAACGACCAGGCGCGGGATCCGTGGCTGGACGAGGCACTCGCGGAGTACGCCGAGACGCTGGTGGACGGGACCGGCGCCCGGTCGGCGCGGTTCCAGGCGCCGTCGCGGGTGCGCGACCGGGTGGGGGAGTCGATGGCGTGGTACGCCGCGCTGCGTGCCCCCGACCTGTACGCCGCGGGGGTCTACCGCCAGGGCGGCGCGATGCTCCACCGGGCGCGGCAGGCCGCCGGACCTGCGACCTTTGACCGACTTCTGCGCGGCTACGTGAGTGCCAACGCGCACCGGATCGCCACCCCGCGTGACTTCGCCCGGGCGTTCGCGAGCCGGCCGAAGGTGATCGCGATCCTGCGGGAGTACGGCGCGATCCCGCGATGATCCACGGGCCTCGCCGACCCGGCCCCGGGTCGTGCGACCCGATCTGGGGGGCTGCTAACGTATGCGTGGCCGGGGTCGCCCGGCGCCGCGATCCCGCGTAGCTCAATTGGCAGAGCGTCCGGCTGTTAACCGGCAGGTTGCTGGTTCGAGTCCAGCCGCGGGAGCGCCACAAGGATCCCCCGCCCGGTGGTCGTACCGGTCGGGGGATTCTGCTTTTCGGTACGCCATCCACCTCGGTTCCACCCGGTGAATGGCGTGTCGTTTCTGCTCGCGGATGCGGTTCTCGGCATCTGCCGGTCGGCCTCGGCTTGTCCGTGTACGCTCGCTGGCACGGCGCCCGGCCCGGTCAGCAGCCGGTGTCAGTCGTCCATGCCCGGCGTCCGTCGACGCGTGGCTTGTCGCAGCGGGTTCAGGGAGGTCATCCATGGCGGTCCCCGACCTCCGTTCGGCGGTCTTCGCGACGAAGTACGCCATCCTGATCGACGTCGGGTACCTCTACGCCGCCACCGCGGAGGTGCTGTTCGGCGCCCGCGAGCGCCGCGAATACCGCGTCGCCGCCGACGAACTCATTCAGGCCCTGCAGAAACATGCCGTCGAACGCCTGCCGGGCGAACTGCTCCGCGTCTACTGGTACGACGCCGCGCACGACCGCGTACCCACCGTCGACCAGCGGGTGATCGCGGCCCTCCCGGTGGTGAAGCTCCGGTTGGGGAACCTCAACAAGCACGGGCAGCAGAAGGGTGTCGACGCGCAGATCCGTGCCGACCTGGACGCGCTGGCACGGCACGGCGCGGTGACCGACGTCGTGCTGCTGGCCGGTGACGAGGACCTCGTTCCCGCTGTCGAGGCCGCCCAGGCTTATGGCGTACGAATGCATCTGTGGGGCGTCGAGCCGACCTTCGGCAGCAACCAGGCCGAGCGGCTGGTGTGGGAGTCGGACTTCGTCGAGGTGCTGCCGGCCGACCTGCTCCGGCCGTACGTACGACAGGCGCCCGTCCCCGGGTCGGTGACTGCTCCCGCAGCATCTGCGTCGGCTCCCGCATCGCCAGCGTCGGCGTCGGCGTCCGAGCCGGTGATGCCGCCGGCGCAGGACACCTCCACGGCAGCGGACGCGGCGGGTTCGTCGCAGCCGGCACCGGGCACAGCAAAGGGCGCGGCGGCGGACGGACAGGTGGGCACGCCGACCCCTGCGCAGGTGTTCGCCCGGCGGGCCGGAACGACCACGGCCGTCGCGGGGGCGGGTCCGGTTCGCCCGCCGCGGACGGACTCGCCGGGCGCCGCACCCGCGCACGGTCCCGCAGCAGGTCCCGCCTCCGCTCCTGGGTCCGATCCGGGGTCCGCCCCTGGTCCCACGACTACAGCTGACGCTGCGCCGACGATCGGTGCGCAGGGTGCGGGGCCCCGGCTCGGGCCGGACCGGCACGCGGTCGAGGAGGTCGGCGAGCACGTCGCCCAGAGGTGGATCATGGCCCGCGGCCGGGACTACGTACGCGACCTGCTGCCTGGACCGATCCTGCCGACCGTGATCGACAGCGAACTGCTGGTGGAGGCGGAGAAGGAACTTGGCCACTCACTACGCCCGTACCCCGAGGCCCGGGTGTGGCTGCGGGACGGATTCTGGGCCCGGCTCGGCCGCGAGTTCGAGCTGACCGACCACGGCGAGCGCGCGGACCGAAGCGACCGCGCCGAGCATGCCGAACGTAGGCCGACCAAGTAGCCGAGGCGTCGCGACCAGGCGCTAGGCTCAGCGGGCGGTCGCACGCGCGACCGGCACGGGGCGGTAGCTCAGCCGGTTAGAGCAGGGGACTCATAATCCCTGGGTCGCGGGTTCGAGTCCCGCCCGCCCTACCCCGGTTGACCTTCGGAGATCACTTCTCGTAACCACGATGGGTGTCCGTTTCGTCCTTTTCCGTGGTTCGAGTTAATCCCTTGGTCAGCGTTAACTAGAGCCTCACGTCTGGGCTGTAGCCACAAAGCGCGCACGATCGCGATCAGCTCTGAGCCGCATGAGTCTCTTTGTCGCCATGAGGGATCCGGTCGTCGATGAAGCTGTGCACGTCTGCGGCGGTGGCGTAGTGGGCGCCGAGTCGTCGACCGGGTGAGCAGCATGACAGCGCATCGAGCCTCCAACGCGTTTCTCTATGCCGACTGGCAGGCCCTGTCTGCTGAGGTGGCGGGATAGCCGCGGCTCTCAGGTCGTGAACACCGCAGGGGTGACCGGAACTGCCGAGGCCGGTGACAACTTCGGCCTCACTGTCGCCGTTGGGCCGATCACCTGGGTGGGCGAAGGCGCCGAGGACATAGTTGTCGGTGTCCCCGGCGACCGCGTCGGCGCCGTGCCGGCGGCCGGGGCGGTGCAGGTCTTCTTGGGTCATCCCACCGGTCCCAGCGCGACCGGAGACGAAGAGAGACTCCTCAGTCAGGACACCCCAGGGATGCTGGGAGCCGCAGAGACCGGCGATAAGTTCGGCGCCTCCCTCGCCATCGTGAACATGGGGGGATCCATTTGCTGCGCGTTCCCTCTCATCGGGGCACCTGGCGAAACACTGAAAGGCGTCCCACACGCCGGCGCCATACACGTGATCGGCAACGTGTTCGGCCCCCCCTGATCCGCATGACCAGTTCTACAACTGGTTCTTCTCAGCCGGCACCATCGACGTCAAAGGACCCCTCGAGCCAGACGGCGCCTTCGGTGCCGCTCTTAGCAACCCAGGCCGGAAGTGACCCGCCCCGAACGGCAGGCAACGACGCTTCGCCAAACGGGTACCCCTGCTGTGGATTCGTACGGAGCCGCGGCCTCTTGACCTCCGGCGATCCAGGTGGTCGTCGATGTGCTGCCGGTTGCGGTCGTCTAGCGCGCCTAGGGAGCCGCCTCACTGAATCCATGTGACGGGCGGTCAGCGCTGGTGCGAGCTCACCCGTGCGCTTGTCCGGCAACCGAGAGGATGTCCCAGTGGTTGTGCCAGATCCTGATTCGATTGAACGGGATCGCGTGGTGGGTGCTGCTCGGATTGCGAGGACGAGTGCCACCAGGTTGGGTAGCCAGCCACTCGTCGTTCTCTCGTGTGACGTCCTCGCGTACCCACTCCGCGGGCGCGACGTAGAAGTTAGGTTCGTCACCGGTCAGGTCTACGAAGACAACAGCCTCGGCATCCTCAACGACGGGACGATCGGATCGCACCTGCCACGGAGAGCCCGGCAGCAGGCGCGCCGATACTTGCAGGGTGACACCACCTACCTGCACGCGCGTCTGTGGCCCAACTAGGTCTGCTCGTTGTCCGATCTGTGCTGTCACCTCGGCGGCAGCCAGGAGGCGTGCTACGTGATGCACGAGGTGATTGTTTCCCCTGACGTGGTCGAGTCTCATCCGACCTCCCTCCCCGAGTGGTCGCAGATGCTACGCACAAACATGAGTATCGCGGGGGCAAATGAACAAGAATCCCAGCAGGAGCTGCTTTGTAGCTCGGCGTACCCGCTCGGCGAGGTCGATGGGTCACCGCAGTGGCATGGAAACGGGGTTCCGCCCCCGCGTCGTCGCAGGGGCCGTATCGCCGCAGGTCGCCGTCGATACCGGACAAGTGCCCGGGCGGTCTTCAGATCCCTTTGCGAAGCGACGCGGCCGAGGTGTGGTGCGGGTGGGGACTTTGCAACGGGCGCTATCGACTTGTGGCGGTTTGGGCTCATGGTGCGTGGCGGGAGGGCATTCTTTGTTGATCACGCGCGTCCTGCCACGCGTGCTGCGCCGGAGGTGACCTCATGCGTGCGTTTGCTGCTGTAGGGCTGCTCGCCCTTGGACCGTTCATTGCGTTCGGGGCCCTCAACTCGCCCGGCGCGGGTGCGACGACCATCGGCAGGGCCGCTGCGGCCAGTGTCTGCGCCCAGGTGTTACCCAACCAAGACATCAACGGTGATGGCAGCAACCCTCCCCAGAGGGACCGCGGAGACGCCGTCATCGGAGCGCCGGGGGAGAACTCGGCCGCCGGCGCGATCCACGTGTTCTACGGCGGAGATGCACTCTCAACCGAGCCCGGCCCGGACAACCCCATTGGCGATCAGTGGATCAGCCAGGACACCACGGGTGTAGCCGGGGGTCGGAAGCGAACGACCACTTCGGTGCGGCCGTGGTCACCGGTGACTTCAATGGTGACCGCTGCGCCGACGCCGCGGTCGGTGTTCCGGGCGAGGACAGCAACGCTGGGGCGGTTAATGTGTTCTACGGGTCAGCTCGTGGCCTCGTTACGACCGGGAGCAAGATGCTGCTGGAGGGAGCCGCGTCGATTCCCGGTCCGCGCCGCGCGGGGGAGCGGTCCGGCTCGGTACTGGCGATCGGTGATCTCAACGACGACGGCGTCACCGACCTGGCCATCGGTGCACCCGGCGAGGGCGGCTCCGCGGGTGCGGTGTTCGTCGTCTATGGCAATACCGCCGGGCTGAACGCCGGATCCACCCATGCGGTGCGTTTGGCCCAGTCGACCGCGCTGGTCCCGGGGGCTTCGGAGGCGTCCGAGCGGTTCGGTGCCAGCCTGACCGTGGGCGACTTCGCTGGTGACGGGATCGACGACCTGGCGATCGGTGTCCCAGGGGAGAACTCGAGCTCCGGCGGCGTGGTTGTGGTGCCGGGCAGCCGTGGTGCCGCCCTGACCGGCGCAGGGTCGAGGGTCTGGTCGCAGAACAGCGCCGGCATCGTCGGAGCCGCTGAACCCAACGATGAGTTCGGTGCCGCCCTCGGTGCTGGCGCTGTCACCCCTGACGGGCGTGACGATCTGGTGGTCGGTGTCCCGGGGGAGAACCGCAGTGGGGAATCGCGATCCTGTTCGGCGCCTCGACCGGACTCGCAGCAGCGGGGAACGAGTCCTGGTCACAGAACACCGCTGGCGTGACCGGAACCGCCGAGGCCGGGGACCAATTCGGCCTGACCGTCGCGGTCGCGCAGATCTTGGACCTCACTGCCGCCGAAGGAATAGTCGTCGGTGTCCCTCGTGATCGTGTCAGCGGAGTGCCGGCGGCTGGGGCGGTCCAGGTGTTCTGGGGCCAACCGGGCGGGCCCAGTGCCGACGGTGACGCCGAAGAGCTCGTCAGCCAGGACACCCGCGGGATCCGGGGAGGCGCAGAGACCGGCGACCTGTTCGGTGCCTCCCTAGCCATCGTGATGGTAGCCGGGTGGAACCAAGGAGATCTCCTCATCGGAGCACCCGGTGAGACCCTTGCCGGCATCCAGCACGCCGGTGCCGAGCTCCAACCCAGCGCGTTCGGCTACGTGGGGGATCCAGGTACGGAATCGAGCGCCATCAACTACTTCTTCTCAGCCGGCAGCGAGGGGGCCAAAGGACCACGCGAACCAAACGGCGCGTTCGGCGCCGCACTCAGCAATCCAGGCCGGCTATGACGAGGCCGAACGACAAGCAGTAGCGGACCATCGCATGCCCGCTTGGCTACTTGCGCGACCGTCCGCCGTCGGACGGCCCGTAGGATGCGGGCCACCTACGCCGAACTGCTTGGCGAGGGCGTGCTGGTTCGGCGTCACGTTCTCGCCGTACTGGGTAAGCGACGCGTCGCCGTTGCCCTGTGGGATGTCGCCGAAGAATTGGTCGTAGGAGTGGTTCTCCTTGACGATCAGGAAGACGTGCTTGATGGTCGACGGGTCGCCCAGGCGCACCGGAACCGGCACCGGTGCGACGCCGCCCTTGCCGGTGCTCAGCGCGAGCGAGTTGGTGATCCAGCCGTTCTGTTTGAAGACCTTGGCCGTGTAGCCGTGGATTGCGTTGTCGTTCGGCAGGGTGAACCGCTGCAGGCTGGACGTGGTGTCGTGGGTGGCGTGCCCGGCGGGGTTGTTGGGGCGGCGGGCGTCGATGCCTCGTGTGTTGGAGACCAGGACGTCGTCGCCGACAGTGGTGATCTCCGACGGGAAGTAGTCGGCCGGAAGCAGGCCGACGTAACTGACCGGCTCCAGCGGCTTGGTGTAGCGGTAGACCGCGACCGCGTTGGCGCGGCCCAGGGTCACCAGGAGGTGGCCGTCGTCGGTGAGCGTCACCGCGTCGGGTTCGTAGCCCACCTTGGCTTCGGGCCAGGGCTGGGTGGCGATGGTCTGGACGACCTCGTCGTTGGCGGTGTCGATGACCGAGACGGTGTCGCTGTTGGTGTTCGTGACGAA
This is a stretch of genomic DNA from Actinopolymorpha sp. NPDC004070. It encodes these proteins:
- a CDS encoding NYN domain-containing protein; translated protein: MAVPDLRSAVFATKYAILIDVGYLYAATAEVLFGARERREYRVAADELIQALQKHAVERLPGELLRVYWYDAAHDRVPTVDQRVIAALPVVKLRLGNLNKHGQQKGVDAQIRADLDALARHGAVTDVVLLAGDEDLVPAVEAAQAYGVRMHLWGVEPTFGSNQAERLVWESDFVEVLPADLLRPYVRQAPVPGSVTAPAASASAPASPASASASEPVMPPAQDTSTAADAAGSSQPAPGTAKGAAADGQVGTPTPAQVFARRAGTTTAVAGAGPVRPPRTDSPGAAPAHGPAAGPASAPGSDPGSAPGPTTTADAAPTIGAQGAGPRLGPDRHAVEEVGEHVAQRWIMARGRDYVRDLLPGPILPTVIDSELLVEAEKELGHSLRPYPEARVWLRDGFWARLGREFELTDHGERADRSDRAEHAERRPTK
- a CDS encoding FG-GAP repeat protein gives rise to the protein MVTGDFNGDRCADAAVGVPGEDSNAGAVNVFYGSARGLVTTGSKMLLEGAASIPGPRRAGERSGSVLAIGDLNDDGVTDLAIGAPGEGGSAGAVFVVYGNTAGLNAGSTHAVRLAQSTALVPGASEASERFGASLTVGDFAGDGIDDLAIGVPGENSSSGGVVVVPGSRGAALTGAGSRVWSQNSAGIVGAAEPNDEFGAALGAGAVTPDGRDDLVVGVPGENRSGESRSCSAPRPDSQQRGTSPGHRTPLA